Within the Emticicia oligotrophica DSM 17448 genome, the region CAATTTTCTAATGCAATCCCAAAAATTGGATATTGGGCTTTAGGTATTTTTGTAATTAGTTGGATAATAACTTTTGTTGGCATTTATTTTTCAACGATAAGCAACAGAAGTATCTATGAAGCCAACCTTTTTGATTATCTAAGTCCGAGTGTAATTATGATGTCTGTTACAGCGTTTTTGGCTTTTAAGAATTTATTTAATCTTGAATTCCTACCCAATCTAACTACGCAAATAGATAAATTTAGTTATGGCATGTATTTGATGCACCTAATTCCGATGAAGACTATTTCAAGACAATGGCACATTAATTTTAAATGGATTCATCCGATAATAGGCATTTCAACCCAATTTATTCTTACAGCTTTGGTATGTTATTTTGTAATGCTGATTATTAGTAAAATACCAAAAACAAGTTGGATAACGGGTTAACAGATTTTTAAACAAATTAGTATATTTTAGTCAATTTATTCAATAAATACCTTACCAAATGAGAATTTCTGATTTTAATGATTACGAAATCCAATACAAGCACTCAGTTGAAGACCCAGAGGGTTTTTGGGCGGAGATTGCTGCCAATAACTTTGAATGGAGAAAACCATGGAAAAAAGTATTGAATTGGAATTTTACTGAGCCAAAAGTTGAATGGTTTGTAGGTGGAAAGCTCAATATTACTGAAAATTGCCTCGATAGACACGTAAAGGATAAGCCTAACCAACCAGCAATTATTTGGGAACCAAACGACCCAAATGAAGAAGCGGTAATCCTTACCTACCGTCAATTATTTGAACGTGTTTGTCGTTTCTCAAATGTCTTAAAACGAAATGGCGTAAAGAAAGGAGATAGAGTGTGTATTTATATGCCAATGATTCCTGAATTAGCTATTGCAGTTTTGGCTTGTGCACGTATTGGAGCAATTCACTCGGTTGTTTTTGGTGGTTTCTCTGCATCTTCAATTGCTGACCGAATCAATGACTCTCAATGTGTGGCAGTAGTTACGACTGATGGTGCCGTACGTGGTAACAAATCAATTCCAATGAAAGACACCGTGGATGATGCTTTGATTGGATGTCCTTCAGTTAAGAAAGTAATTGTGACAACGCGTACACGAACGCCTGTGAGTATGATTAAAGGCCGTGATGTATGGTGGGAAGAGGAAGAAAAACACGTAACAAGTGATTGCCCAGCAGAAGAAATGGATTCAGAAGACCCGCTATTTATTCTTTATACTTCAGGTTCAACTGGAAAACCAAAAGGAGTTGTTCAAACTTGTGGCGGATACATGGTTTATTCAGCTTATACTTTCTTGAATGTATTTCAGTATAAACCTGGGCAAATTCATTTCTGTACTGCTGATATTGGTTGGATTACCGGACATTCATACATTGTCTATGGACCATTAGCAAATGGTGCAATAACACTTTTGTTTGAAGGTATTCCTACGTATCCTGATGCAGGACGTTTTTGGGATATTGTTGAGAAACACAGCGTAAATATTCTTTACACAGCACCAACAGCGATTCGTTCATTAATGGGCTTTGGCTTAGAATACGTAGAAGGAAAAGATTTGAGTTCTTTGAAAGTTTTGGGTTCTGTTGGTGAACCAATTAATGAAGAAGCTTGGCAATGGTATTCAAAAAATATTGGAAAAGATAAATGTCCAGTAGTTGATACTTGGTGGCAGACCGAAACTGGTGGAATCATGATTTCAGCATTGGCTGGCATTACACCGCTCAAACCAGCTTGGGCGTCATTGCCACTACCGGGTATTCAAATGATGTTGGTTGATGAGCATGGAAATGAAATTGAAGGTGGTGATGTAAGTGGAAACCTTTGTATTAAATTCCCGTGGCCTTCAATTTTACGTACAACTTGGGGCGACCATGAACGTTGTAGAACGAATTACTTCTCGGCATACCCAAATTTATACTTCACCGGTGATGGAGCGATGCGTGATGCCAATGGTTTTTATAGAATTACTGGTCGTGTAGATGATGTGTTAAATGTATCTGGACACCGAATTGGTACGGCAGAAGTTGAAAATGCTATCAACATGCACACTGGAGTTGTTGAAAGTGCCATTGTTGGGTATCCTCATGATATTAAGGGTCAAGGAATTTATGCTTATGTAATCTGTGAAAGCATGATTCATGATGAAGACCTTACTCGTCGTGATATTTTAGCCACTGTTTCACGTGTTATTGGGCCAATCGCAAAACCAGATAAAATTCAATTTGTAAGTGGTTTGCCAAAAACTCGTTCGGGTAAAATTATGCGTAGAATTCTTCGTAAAATTGCAGAAGGCGATGTATCTAATTTAGGTGATACTACCACACTTCTCGACCCCAACATCGTTGATGAAATTAAGAATGGAGCTGCTGCATTGAAGTAGTTTTATATTAGAGGCTTGGATTTGATTCAAGCCTCTAAATTTTTGGTTCAATCCAAAGTGCAGTTAAAATCGATAAAATTAAGATAAACCATATCCATTCGGGAACACCTACGCTAAGTTTTTGCTCGGTGTTTATACTTGAATTTGAGGTGTTTAAATATGGTTTTATGGCATTTGCTTTGGTTAATTCACTGTGGTTATCTTCTACAAATACCTCTAA harbors:
- the acs gene encoding acetate--CoA ligase, with the protein product MRISDFNDYEIQYKHSVEDPEGFWAEIAANNFEWRKPWKKVLNWNFTEPKVEWFVGGKLNITENCLDRHVKDKPNQPAIIWEPNDPNEEAVILTYRQLFERVCRFSNVLKRNGVKKGDRVCIYMPMIPELAIAVLACARIGAIHSVVFGGFSASSIADRINDSQCVAVVTTDGAVRGNKSIPMKDTVDDALIGCPSVKKVIVTTRTRTPVSMIKGRDVWWEEEEKHVTSDCPAEEMDSEDPLFILYTSGSTGKPKGVVQTCGGYMVYSAYTFLNVFQYKPGQIHFCTADIGWITGHSYIVYGPLANGAITLLFEGIPTYPDAGRFWDIVEKHSVNILYTAPTAIRSLMGFGLEYVEGKDLSSLKVLGSVGEPINEEAWQWYSKNIGKDKCPVVDTWWQTETGGIMISALAGITPLKPAWASLPLPGIQMMLVDEHGNEIEGGDVSGNLCIKFPWPSILRTTWGDHERCRTNYFSAYPNLYFTGDGAMRDANGFYRITGRVDDVLNVSGHRIGTAEVENAINMHTGVVESAIVGYPHDIKGQGIYAYVICESMIHDEDLTRRDILATVSRVIGPIAKPDKIQFVSGLPKTRSGKIMRRILRKIAEGDVSNLGDTTTLLDPNIVDEIKNGAAALK